Part of the Desulfobacterales bacterium genome, AAATTCTTCAGGTGGTCGTCGGTATTGCCGATCATCACATTGAACACCATCTGTCGGAACAGCCTGTGGAGATCCTGTCCCGGTTGTGATGAAATGTGCTTGATAACTTCCGCCAGATCCCGGTAGCCGACATTGTAATAGCCATCGGCCTTTAGCAGTGTCTGCATGCTGACCAGGTGGTTGCGGCCACCCGCATCGTTGATATCGAATCGTTTCACCAGCAGACATTTCCTGGGGCCCAGAGGCATGAGCCTGGTCTCGGCAGTTTCGATTCCCGCTCGGCGGGCCAGTTCCATGGCCGCGGCCTCCAGACTTACCACGTCCAGTTGGTCCCTGGCGCTGGCAAACTTTGCCAGGTATGATCCGTTTTCATCTTCTACCAAGGCCTTGGGCCTGGCCCCACCCGGGGAACTGCCGGCCTGGAACAAAAGGGAAAGTTCATCGTCGGCAGCGGCAGCGGGTTCTCGTTCGAATTTTTCCGCCAGCAATGCCAGTTTCCGCAGGTGTCGGCTGGAAACCCCGGTTGTTTTCAGTTCCGGCCGGCCTTCCTCCGCATAGCTCAAGGCCCCCAGCCCCTGGTTGCCCAGCAGCCGTAACAAATCTGGAACACGCTGCTCATTGCGTCCCAGCTTATAACGGCGGATCATCAGCCTCCGGCCCCAGTCATCCGGCAGGCTGTCTTCAAAAACGCCATGTACCCCGGCACGTGGCCGGTCCGCTTCAAGAATTTCCATGGACAACGGCAGGTGCAGAGGATCGAGCGGAAAGGCCCGCGGGTGTTCCAGGAACGCGGGAGCGTAACGGAACTGTCCCTGTAAGTCGCCCCTGACAGGATCGGGGTCACCGGCAACCAAGGCGCCTACCTTGATGCTTTCTCCTGATGGCAAGGTCAGCCAGACATCAAGTCGGATCATATCTTCTTCTTTCGTTTGCCACCGGCCCGTTGCCGCTTACTGCTCTTTTTCTCAAACTTTGCAAACAGGTCTTCTTTTTCGGCCAGCACATCTTTCCAATCGTCAAGCCTGCCGAGGATGCTGCTGGCGGCCAGCCAGTTGCCGATCAGGGTCTGCGGGGAGCCCTTTTCCATCCGGCTGTATGACTGGCGCGTCAGTCCGAGCCGCTGGGCGAACAATTCCTGGCTTTCGTTCCGGGCCAGGCGCGCCTCTTTCAAACGCTGGCCGAGCAGTTTCAAAAGAGACTCAATATTTGTATTATTGTCGAACATATTTAACTTAATAATATAAAACAGGCTACTATGTAAAGTATTTATTACGCAGTAATATTTCTTCGTAAGTTCTCATCCTATTATATATACTGACATGGGGATGGAACAAAAAAAATTGATGCAACCATGCATAACATATAGTATAAGCATAAACGGGGATGGACGTACCGGCAATTTCTGCATGCAGTTGATCCCGGGGCCTGAAAGGACCAGGCCTTGGAACTGGTCCCTCCCGGGTCCGGTGACCGGGGGTTGGCATTGCAGTTGATCCATTGGCCCGGCGATATATAGCCTCTTGTGAACGTTCGGCATCAAATCCTTTTATTACATATTCCGGAGTCGGATTTCAACGGGGAAAGGCATGGTTGATACGGAACAAGGGCCCGGTAAAACAAAAATCATGATTGTGGGCGATGTTCCGCAGGTTCTTTCCGTGCTTACCGAGATGCTGGAGAGAAGCGATTTCGCGGTTGTCGGATACGCCAACCTCACGGCGGCCCTTGCCGCGGCTGGAGTCGACCAGCCGGATCTTATCCTGCTGGACATTCTCACGCCCGGGATAGAGGACTGTCAGATCTGCGAACGGCTCAAGCAGGTCCCCAGGCTCAGGGACGTACCGGTTATCTTTATCAGTGGTCTGAACATCACGGAAAGCAAGATCAAGGCCTTTCATCTGGGGGGGGTGGATTATATCACCAAACCGTTTCATTTCGAGGAGGTGGAGGCGCGGGTCCGGACACACGTCAAACTGCACCTGCTTCAGAAGAGACTGGTCGCCCGGAATGTCAGGGAAGAAGAGATGCGGCAACTGTTGTCGGCGCAGCAGGAGGCGATTATTGCCCTTGCCAGGCTGGCCCAGGCCCGGGAGGAGGATACGGGCAGGCGTCTGGAGCGGATACGGGAATACTGCCGGCTGCTGGCCGAGGCTCTCCGGCGGGATTCGCAATATTCAGCGCATATTTCAGCGGACTTCATTGCCTGCATGCAGCAGGCCTGCCCCCTTCACGACATCGGCAAGGCTACCATCCCGGACAGCATCCTGTTAAAGCCCGGCAAACTGACCCCGGCCGAGTTCGAGGTGATTAAGACCCATACTGATACCGGCGCGGCCAATCTGGAGGATGTTTGTAACAACTATCCCCAGAATACCGTTATGGGGATGGGTATAGAAATTGCATTGCACCACCATGAATGGTGGGATGGTTCCGGTTATCCCACTGGTCTCGCTGGTGTCAATATCCCGCTCTCGGCGCGGATTATGGCCCTGGCTGACTGTTACGATGCGCTTCGTTCGGACCGTTGTTACCGGCGGGGGTTTGCCCACGAACCGGCGAAAACAATGATTATGCAGGAGAATGGGACCCATTTTGATCCGGAAATCTGCAAGGCGTTTCTGGCCCTTGAGCGAGACTTTGAAAAGGTAATGGAGAGGATGGGATGAAATTGGCGAGGCCGAGTCCTGCGGCGCTGCGCGGGCATGGCCAGGAGGCGAGACAAAATTTTGACATGTTGGAGGATCATGGCTAGATTGGCTTGGAAACCACGGCCCGGCCGGTGGTTATTTTGCAGATTGATATGAAAATGGAAGGGGATGCGGCAGGAAGTTGTTCTTGCCGGGGTTGCGCGGCCTTGCCGGTTTTCCGGCCCTGTCAGCCGTGTGATCCGGGGAAGTACACTTTGTCAGGCCGAATTATCCACCGCAAGGAATATTTTGCTTGCTGATATTGAGAGAAGCGTTGCAGGCCCGCTACATATGTAAGGAGTATGCGTGGAAAATTTGAGGAGCATCCTGCTGGTTGATGCCGATGACGAGAAGCGTTGCAGACTTGCCAAATATCTTCGAAAACAGATCGAGTGTGTTGTTGTTGAGAGCAACAGTCCGAAACAGGCGTTGAGGATCTTCAAGAGCGGTAGTGTCAGCCTGGTGATCAGCGATCTCTTTCTGC contains:
- a CDS encoding response regulator, producing MVDTEQGPGKTKIMIVGDVPQVLSVLTEMLERSDFAVVGYANLTAALAAAGVDQPDLILLDILTPGIEDCQICERLKQVPRLRDVPVIFISGLNITESKIKAFHLGGVDYITKPFHFEEVEARVRTHVKLHLLQKRLVARNVREEEMRQLLSAQQEAIIALARLAQAREEDTGRRLERIREYCRLLAEALRRDSQYSAHISADFIACMQQACPLHDIGKATIPDSILLKPGKLTPAEFEVIKTHTDTGAANLEDVCNNYPQNTVMGMGIEIALHHHEWWDGSGYPTGLAGVNIPLSARIMALADCYDALRSDRCYRRGFAHEPAKTMIMQENGTHFDPEICKAFLALERDFEKVMERMG
- a CDS encoding type II toxin-antitoxin system HipA family toxin, giving the protein MIRLDVWLTLPSGESIKVGALVAGDPDPVRGDLQGQFRYAPAFLEHPRAFPLDPLHLPLSMEILEADRPRAGVHGVFEDSLPDDWGRRLMIRRYKLGRNEQRVPDLLRLLGNQGLGALSYAEEGRPELKTTGVSSRHLRKLALLAEKFEREPAAAADDELSLLFQAGSSPGGARPKALVEDENGSYLAKFASARDQLDVVSLEAAAMELARRAGIETAETRLMPLGPRKCLLVKRFDINDAGGRNHLVSMQTLLKADGYYNVGYRDLAEVIKHISSQPGQDLHRLFRQMVFNVMIGNTDDHLKNFLMLHDNTGWRLSPAFDLIPNIGSNREHVLRVGLDNRPSNIETLLAEAKLFGIKQRQQAADVIEEIHEVVSGWSAVFTVCDIAEKDADVIGKDIGQRLKKTGRSCS
- a CDS encoding helix-turn-helix domain-containing protein; this translates as MKLLGQRLKEARLARNESQELFAQRLGLTRQSYSRMEKGSPQTLIGNWLAASSILGRLDDWKDVLAEKEDLFAKFEKKSSKRQRAGGKRKKKI